A region from the Sandaracinus amylolyticus genome encodes:
- a CDS encoding serine/threonine-protein kinase, producing the protein MGTDSEQETRSELIEPARSSLDVDLGASSARWQHTADVSRARVGFQLALACTVMFSVCDIGHVIVLGGDLVGIWSLRAMLIAWLASAMVRMRRKPPVSERELEFWVMGSIYAIVGTISAMMLFTGGLDSYYGTANLILLGGAGYVPRPWRRTAPAVLLAVLLFPAIVLGGVALVPELRPQLSDDARLYRFFVLTLLFAASGVFGIGGAHLVYVLRRELGQYRSIGRYRLRRRLGRGGMGEVWAAWHKGLGREVAVKMLRYGHEVDPIAVERFRREVRATSELSHPNTVRVFDYGATEDGILYYAMEILEGENLRTLVRREGPLPPARAVHLISQAARALAEAHRKGIVHRDVKPENVFVVDAGGERDFVKILDFGIAKVLGATPGEDGLTRTGVVTGTPATMSPEAITASEIGPPADVYALGAVLYFALAGRFPFEGEPASQLVAHLHERVVPPSVKAGADVPHDVEAVVLRALEKDPAHRYRCADALAKALAATSVAGRWTPPKSVPPPRSSEPRISVVSQEMTVDERLARTGSGSGLGADAGPELDG; encoded by the coding sequence ATGGGGACGGACAGCGAGCAGGAGACACGCTCGGAGCTGATCGAGCCGGCGCGCTCGTCGCTCGACGTCGATCTCGGCGCGTCCTCCGCGCGCTGGCAGCACACCGCGGACGTCTCGCGTGCGCGCGTCGGGTTCCAGCTCGCGCTCGCGTGCACCGTGATGTTCTCGGTCTGCGACATCGGGCACGTCATCGTGCTCGGCGGCGACCTCGTCGGGATCTGGTCGCTGCGCGCGATGCTGATCGCGTGGCTCGCGAGCGCGATGGTGCGCATGCGTCGCAAGCCACCGGTCTCCGAGCGCGAGCTCGAGTTCTGGGTGATGGGATCGATCTACGCGATCGTCGGGACCATCTCCGCGATGATGCTCTTCACCGGAGGGCTCGACAGCTACTACGGCACCGCGAACCTGATCCTGCTCGGCGGCGCGGGGTACGTGCCGCGTCCGTGGCGTCGCACCGCGCCCGCGGTGTTGCTCGCCGTGCTGCTCTTCCCCGCGATCGTGCTCGGCGGCGTCGCGTTGGTGCCCGAGCTGCGGCCGCAGCTCTCGGACGACGCGCGGCTCTATCGCTTCTTCGTCCTCACGCTGCTCTTCGCGGCGTCGGGCGTGTTCGGCATCGGCGGGGCGCACCTCGTGTACGTGCTGCGTCGCGAGCTCGGTCAGTACCGCAGCATCGGGCGCTATCGACTGCGTCGCCGGCTCGGTCGCGGCGGCATGGGCGAGGTCTGGGCCGCGTGGCACAAGGGGCTCGGCCGCGAGGTCGCGGTGAAGATGCTCCGCTACGGCCACGAGGTGGACCCGATCGCGGTGGAGCGCTTCCGCCGCGAGGTGCGCGCCACCTCGGAGCTCTCGCACCCGAACACGGTGCGCGTCTTCGACTACGGCGCGACCGAGGACGGGATCCTCTACTACGCGATGGAGATCCTCGAGGGCGAGAACCTGCGCACGCTGGTGCGGCGCGAAGGGCCGCTCCCTCCGGCGCGCGCGGTGCACCTGATCTCGCAAGCGGCGCGCGCGCTCGCGGAGGCGCATCGCAAGGGCATCGTGCACCGCGACGTGAAGCCCGAGAACGTGTTCGTGGTCGACGCGGGCGGCGAGCGCGACTTCGTGAAGATCCTCGACTTCGGGATCGCGAAGGTGCTCGGCGCGACGCCCGGCGAGGACGGCCTCACGCGCACCGGCGTGGTGACGGGGACGCCCGCGACGATGAGCCCGGAGGCGATCACCGCGAGCGAGATCGGGCCGCCCGCGGACGTGTACGCGCTCGGCGCGGTGCTCTACTTCGCGCTCGCGGGGCGCTTCCCGTTCGAGGGCGAGCCCGCGAGCCAGCTCGTCGCGCACCTGCACGAGCGCGTGGTCCCGCCGAGCGTGAAGGCGGGCGCCGACGTGCCGCACGACGTCGAAGCGGTCGTGCTGCGCGCGCTCGAGAAGGACCCCGCGCACCGGTATCGCTGCGCGGACGCGCTCGCGAAGGCGCTCGCCGCGACGAGCGTCGCGGGCCGATGGACCCCGCCGAAGTCGGTGCCGCCGCCGCGCAGCTCGGAGCCGCGCATCAGCGTGGTGAGCCAGGAGATGACGGTCGACGAGAGACTGGCTCGGACGGGGTCCGGGTCGGGACTCGGGGCCGATGCGGGGCCGGAGCTGGACGGATAG